From Neodiprion pinetum isolate iyNeoPine1 chromosome 7, iyNeoPine1.2, whole genome shotgun sequence, a single genomic window includes:
- the LOC124223392 gene encoding aprataxin and PNK-like factor isoform X2 yields the protein MSHRSGFVYMRDPCAHRKCDETQIVRVNSDSVHKAELQTGANEIDVRVLTGCKDEDVRKHAITIDVTAEGDMTISPLTSCYKKSPGSSGWVQLEVGSTVPIHVGDLFSLLSDKHWFKVVHVDATMEDNESGCKRKSFEKSTDEPSEKKNRLDGSIEAILSPNGNLDAVPSSIGVDPGQEEFNPLDYEDTAIVAVEQTTNDIYGASVPEGGKMVDEALATRPQASSAKSMTESDEQDYSPTPAAAKTAEIPTEDRSAAECAEVIGLDEAAKKIKWDCGQHFSDRNEQITANSNRAPDTDQHTTVSTSNTDTAVNVAATVSSSPTRNRCTYGTKCYRKNEEHRAQFSHPGDSDYAALDDRPECRYGVRCYRKNPQHRKDFKHTIQRRRRPQTPIRAKTPETTSATDQSSPEESIDESEYEPSFCTDSSDEAKSDWDK from the exons ATGTCACACCGGTCTGGTTTTGTTTACATGCGGGACCCGTGCGCTCATCGAAAATGTGACGAAACGCAG ATCGTACGGGTAAACAGCGATTCTGTTCACAAGGCTGAATTGCAAACTGGTGCCAATGAAATCGATGTCAGAGTTCTTACTGGG TGCAAGGACGAAGACGTCCGGAAGCACGCCATTACTATTGATGTTACAGCTGAAGGAGATATGACAATAAGTCCG TTGACCTCGTGCTACAAGAAATCACCTGGTTCATCCGGATGGGTACAACTTGAGGTGGGTTCAACGGTTCCCATTCACGTGGGGgatcttttttctttgctgAGCGACAAACACTGGTTCAAGGTTGTTCACGTTGACGCAACTATGGAGGATAATGAATCTGGATGTAAGCGAAAG TCATTCGAGAAGTCGACTGACGAACcgtctgagaaaaaaaatcgactagaTGGAAGCATAGAGGCAATATTATCCCCGAATGGAAATCTTGACGCTGTTCCTAGTAGTATAGGGGTGGATCCAGGGCAGGAGGAATTCAATCCTTTGGACTACGAGGACACAGCTATTGTGGCTGTCGAACAAACTACAAATGATATCTATGGAGCTAG tGTACCGGAGGGGGGAAAAATGGTGGATGAGGCATTAGCGACGAGGCCACAAGCTTCCAGTGCGAAAAGTATGACTGAATCTGATGAACAGGATTATTCGCCAACCCCTGCAGCTGCTAAAACAGCAGAGATTCCAACAGAGGATAGGAGTGCTGCAGAGTGTGCAGAGGTTATAGGTCTCGACGAGGCtgcaaagaaaataaaatgggaCTGTGGGCAACACTTTAGCGATCGTAACGAACAAATTACTGCCAATTCAAATAGAGCACCAGATACAGACCAACATACTACCGTCTCTACATCCAATACTGATACAGCTGTAAATGTGGCTGCTACAGTCTCATCCTCTCCTACGAGGAACAGATGCACATACGGGACTAAATGTTACAG AAAAAATGAGGAACACAGGGCACAGTTCAGCCACCCTGGTGATTCGGATTATGCCGCTTTGGACGATAGGCCGGAATGCCGTTATGGAGTACGATGTTACAGAAAGAATCCACAGCATAGGAAAGATTTCAAACATACGATTCAGCGGAGGAGGCGACCCCAGACGCCGATACGAGCAAAGACTCCTGAAACAACATCTGCTACAGATCAATCATCTCCAGAGGAATCTATCGACGAATCAGAGTACGAACCTTCATTTTGTACAGATAGTTCGGATGAAGCAAAAAGTGATTGGGATAAGTAA
- the LOC124223392 gene encoding aprataxin and PNK-like factor isoform X5, producing the protein MSHRSGFVYMRDPCAHRKCDETQCKDEDVRKHAITIDVTAEGDMTISPLTSCYKKSPGSSGWVQLEVGSTVPIHVGDLFSLLSDKHWFKVVHVDATMEDNESGCKRKSFEKSTDEPSEKKNRLDGSIEAILSPNGNLDAVPSSIGVDPGQEEFNPLDYEDTAIVAVEQTTNDIYGASVPEGGKMVDEALATRPQASSAKSMTESDEQDYSPTPAAAKTAEIPTEDRSAAECAEVIGLDEAAKKIKWDCGQHFSDRNEQITANSNRAPDTDQHTTVSTSNTDTAVNVAATVSSSPTRNRCTYGTKCYRKNEEHRAQFSHPGDSDYAALDDRPECRYGVRCYRKNPQHRKDFKHTIQRRRRPQTPIRAKTPETTSATDQSSPEESIDESEYEPSFCTDSSDEAKSDWDK; encoded by the exons ATGTCACACCGGTCTGGTTTTGTTTACATGCGGGACCCGTGCGCTCATCGAAAATGTGACGAAACGCAG TGCAAGGACGAAGACGTCCGGAAGCACGCCATTACTATTGATGTTACAGCTGAAGGAGATATGACAATAAGTCCG TTGACCTCGTGCTACAAGAAATCACCTGGTTCATCCGGATGGGTACAACTTGAGGTGGGTTCAACGGTTCCCATTCACGTGGGGgatcttttttctttgctgAGCGACAAACACTGGTTCAAGGTTGTTCACGTTGACGCAACTATGGAGGATAATGAATCTGGATGTAAGCGAAAG TCATTCGAGAAGTCGACTGACGAACcgtctgagaaaaaaaatcgactagaTGGAAGCATAGAGGCAATATTATCCCCGAATGGAAATCTTGACGCTGTTCCTAGTAGTATAGGGGTGGATCCAGGGCAGGAGGAATTCAATCCTTTGGACTACGAGGACACAGCTATTGTGGCTGTCGAACAAACTACAAATGATATCTATGGAGCTAG tGTACCGGAGGGGGGAAAAATGGTGGATGAGGCATTAGCGACGAGGCCACAAGCTTCCAGTGCGAAAAGTATGACTGAATCTGATGAACAGGATTATTCGCCAACCCCTGCAGCTGCTAAAACAGCAGAGATTCCAACAGAGGATAGGAGTGCTGCAGAGTGTGCAGAGGTTATAGGTCTCGACGAGGCtgcaaagaaaataaaatgggaCTGTGGGCAACACTTTAGCGATCGTAACGAACAAATTACTGCCAATTCAAATAGAGCACCAGATACAGACCAACATACTACCGTCTCTACATCCAATACTGATACAGCTGTAAATGTGGCTGCTACAGTCTCATCCTCTCCTACGAGGAACAGATGCACATACGGGACTAAATGTTACAG AAAAAATGAGGAACACAGGGCACAGTTCAGCCACCCTGGTGATTCGGATTATGCCGCTTTGGACGATAGGCCGGAATGCCGTTATGGAGTACGATGTTACAGAAAGAATCCACAGCATAGGAAAGATTTCAAACATACGATTCAGCGGAGGAGGCGACCCCAGACGCCGATACGAGCAAAGACTCCTGAAACAACATCTGCTACAGATCAATCATCTCCAGAGGAATCTATCGACGAATCAGAGTACGAACCTTCATTTTGTACAGATAGTTCGGATGAAGCAAAAAGTGATTGGGATAAGTAA
- the LOC124223392 gene encoding aprataxin and PNK-like factor isoform X3, with protein sequence MSHRSGFVYMRDPCAHRKCDETQKFQIVRVNSDSVHKAELQTGANEIDVRVLTGCKDEDVRKHAITIDVTAEGDMTISPLTSCYKKSPGSSGWVQLEVGSTVPIHVGDLFSLLSDKHWFKVVHVDATMEDNESGCKRKSTDEPSEKKNRLDGSIEAILSPNGNLDAVPSSIGVDPGQEEFNPLDYEDTAIVAVEQTTNDIYGASVPEGGKMVDEALATRPQASSAKSMTESDEQDYSPTPAAAKTAEIPTEDRSAAECAEVIGLDEAAKKIKWDCGQHFSDRNEQITANSNRAPDTDQHTTVSTSNTDTAVNVAATVSSSPTRNRCTYGTKCYRKNEEHRAQFSHPGDSDYAALDDRPECRYGVRCYRKNPQHRKDFKHTIQRRRRPQTPIRAKTPETTSATDQSSPEESIDESEYEPSFCTDSSDEAKSDWDK encoded by the exons ATGTCACACCGGTCTGGTTTTGTTTACATGCGGGACCCGTGCGCTCATCGAAAATGTGACGAAACGCAG AAATTTCAGATCGTACGGGTAAACAGCGATTCTGTTCACAAGGCTGAATTGCAAACTGGTGCCAATGAAATCGATGTCAGAGTTCTTACTGGG TGCAAGGACGAAGACGTCCGGAAGCACGCCATTACTATTGATGTTACAGCTGAAGGAGATATGACAATAAGTCCG TTGACCTCGTGCTACAAGAAATCACCTGGTTCATCCGGATGGGTACAACTTGAGGTGGGTTCAACGGTTCCCATTCACGTGGGGgatcttttttctttgctgAGCGACAAACACTGGTTCAAGGTTGTTCACGTTGACGCAACTATGGAGGATAATGAATCTGGATGTAAGCGAAAG TCGACTGACGAACcgtctgagaaaaaaaatcgactagaTGGAAGCATAGAGGCAATATTATCCCCGAATGGAAATCTTGACGCTGTTCCTAGTAGTATAGGGGTGGATCCAGGGCAGGAGGAATTCAATCCTTTGGACTACGAGGACACAGCTATTGTGGCTGTCGAACAAACTACAAATGATATCTATGGAGCTAG tGTACCGGAGGGGGGAAAAATGGTGGATGAGGCATTAGCGACGAGGCCACAAGCTTCCAGTGCGAAAAGTATGACTGAATCTGATGAACAGGATTATTCGCCAACCCCTGCAGCTGCTAAAACAGCAGAGATTCCAACAGAGGATAGGAGTGCTGCAGAGTGTGCAGAGGTTATAGGTCTCGACGAGGCtgcaaagaaaataaaatgggaCTGTGGGCAACACTTTAGCGATCGTAACGAACAAATTACTGCCAATTCAAATAGAGCACCAGATACAGACCAACATACTACCGTCTCTACATCCAATACTGATACAGCTGTAAATGTGGCTGCTACAGTCTCATCCTCTCCTACGAGGAACAGATGCACATACGGGACTAAATGTTACAG AAAAAATGAGGAACACAGGGCACAGTTCAGCCACCCTGGTGATTCGGATTATGCCGCTTTGGACGATAGGCCGGAATGCCGTTATGGAGTACGATGTTACAGAAAGAATCCACAGCATAGGAAAGATTTCAAACATACGATTCAGCGGAGGAGGCGACCCCAGACGCCGATACGAGCAAAGACTCCTGAAACAACATCTGCTACAGATCAATCATCTCCAGAGGAATCTATCGACGAATCAGAGTACGAACCTTCATTTTGTACAGATAGTTCGGATGAAGCAAAAAGTGATTGGGATAAGTAA
- the LOC124223392 gene encoding aprataxin and PNK-like factor isoform X1, protein MSHRSGFVYMRDPCAHRKCDETQKFQIVRVNSDSVHKAELQTGANEIDVRVLTGCKDEDVRKHAITIDVTAEGDMTISPLTSCYKKSPGSSGWVQLEVGSTVPIHVGDLFSLLSDKHWFKVVHVDATMEDNESGCKRKSFEKSTDEPSEKKNRLDGSIEAILSPNGNLDAVPSSIGVDPGQEEFNPLDYEDTAIVAVEQTTNDIYGASVPEGGKMVDEALATRPQASSAKSMTESDEQDYSPTPAAAKTAEIPTEDRSAAECAEVIGLDEAAKKIKWDCGQHFSDRNEQITANSNRAPDTDQHTTVSTSNTDTAVNVAATVSSSPTRNRCTYGTKCYRKNEEHRAQFSHPGDSDYAALDDRPECRYGVRCYRKNPQHRKDFKHTIQRRRRPQTPIRAKTPETTSATDQSSPEESIDESEYEPSFCTDSSDEAKSDWDK, encoded by the exons ATGTCACACCGGTCTGGTTTTGTTTACATGCGGGACCCGTGCGCTCATCGAAAATGTGACGAAACGCAG AAATTTCAGATCGTACGGGTAAACAGCGATTCTGTTCACAAGGCTGAATTGCAAACTGGTGCCAATGAAATCGATGTCAGAGTTCTTACTGGG TGCAAGGACGAAGACGTCCGGAAGCACGCCATTACTATTGATGTTACAGCTGAAGGAGATATGACAATAAGTCCG TTGACCTCGTGCTACAAGAAATCACCTGGTTCATCCGGATGGGTACAACTTGAGGTGGGTTCAACGGTTCCCATTCACGTGGGGgatcttttttctttgctgAGCGACAAACACTGGTTCAAGGTTGTTCACGTTGACGCAACTATGGAGGATAATGAATCTGGATGTAAGCGAAAG TCATTCGAGAAGTCGACTGACGAACcgtctgagaaaaaaaatcgactagaTGGAAGCATAGAGGCAATATTATCCCCGAATGGAAATCTTGACGCTGTTCCTAGTAGTATAGGGGTGGATCCAGGGCAGGAGGAATTCAATCCTTTGGACTACGAGGACACAGCTATTGTGGCTGTCGAACAAACTACAAATGATATCTATGGAGCTAG tGTACCGGAGGGGGGAAAAATGGTGGATGAGGCATTAGCGACGAGGCCACAAGCTTCCAGTGCGAAAAGTATGACTGAATCTGATGAACAGGATTATTCGCCAACCCCTGCAGCTGCTAAAACAGCAGAGATTCCAACAGAGGATAGGAGTGCTGCAGAGTGTGCAGAGGTTATAGGTCTCGACGAGGCtgcaaagaaaataaaatgggaCTGTGGGCAACACTTTAGCGATCGTAACGAACAAATTACTGCCAATTCAAATAGAGCACCAGATACAGACCAACATACTACCGTCTCTACATCCAATACTGATACAGCTGTAAATGTGGCTGCTACAGTCTCATCCTCTCCTACGAGGAACAGATGCACATACGGGACTAAATGTTACAG AAAAAATGAGGAACACAGGGCACAGTTCAGCCACCCTGGTGATTCGGATTATGCCGCTTTGGACGATAGGCCGGAATGCCGTTATGGAGTACGATGTTACAGAAAGAATCCACAGCATAGGAAAGATTTCAAACATACGATTCAGCGGAGGAGGCGACCCCAGACGCCGATACGAGCAAAGACTCCTGAAACAACATCTGCTACAGATCAATCATCTCCAGAGGAATCTATCGACGAATCAGAGTACGAACCTTCATTTTGTACAGATAGTTCGGATGAAGCAAAAAGTGATTGGGATAAGTAA
- the LOC124223392 gene encoding aprataxin and PNK-like factor isoform X6, whose product MSHRSGFVYMRDPCAHRKCDETQLTSCYKKSPGSSGWVQLEVGSTVPIHVGDLFSLLSDKHWFKVVHVDATMEDNESGCKRKSFEKSTDEPSEKKNRLDGSIEAILSPNGNLDAVPSSIGVDPGQEEFNPLDYEDTAIVAVEQTTNDIYGASVPEGGKMVDEALATRPQASSAKSMTESDEQDYSPTPAAAKTAEIPTEDRSAAECAEVIGLDEAAKKIKWDCGQHFSDRNEQITANSNRAPDTDQHTTVSTSNTDTAVNVAATVSSSPTRNRCTYGTKCYRKNEEHRAQFSHPGDSDYAALDDRPECRYGVRCYRKNPQHRKDFKHTIQRRRRPQTPIRAKTPETTSATDQSSPEESIDESEYEPSFCTDSSDEAKSDWDK is encoded by the exons ATGTCACACCGGTCTGGTTTTGTTTACATGCGGGACCCGTGCGCTCATCGAAAATGTGACGAAACGCAG TTGACCTCGTGCTACAAGAAATCACCTGGTTCATCCGGATGGGTACAACTTGAGGTGGGTTCAACGGTTCCCATTCACGTGGGGgatcttttttctttgctgAGCGACAAACACTGGTTCAAGGTTGTTCACGTTGACGCAACTATGGAGGATAATGAATCTGGATGTAAGCGAAAG TCATTCGAGAAGTCGACTGACGAACcgtctgagaaaaaaaatcgactagaTGGAAGCATAGAGGCAATATTATCCCCGAATGGAAATCTTGACGCTGTTCCTAGTAGTATAGGGGTGGATCCAGGGCAGGAGGAATTCAATCCTTTGGACTACGAGGACACAGCTATTGTGGCTGTCGAACAAACTACAAATGATATCTATGGAGCTAG tGTACCGGAGGGGGGAAAAATGGTGGATGAGGCATTAGCGACGAGGCCACAAGCTTCCAGTGCGAAAAGTATGACTGAATCTGATGAACAGGATTATTCGCCAACCCCTGCAGCTGCTAAAACAGCAGAGATTCCAACAGAGGATAGGAGTGCTGCAGAGTGTGCAGAGGTTATAGGTCTCGACGAGGCtgcaaagaaaataaaatgggaCTGTGGGCAACACTTTAGCGATCGTAACGAACAAATTACTGCCAATTCAAATAGAGCACCAGATACAGACCAACATACTACCGTCTCTACATCCAATACTGATACAGCTGTAAATGTGGCTGCTACAGTCTCATCCTCTCCTACGAGGAACAGATGCACATACGGGACTAAATGTTACAG AAAAAATGAGGAACACAGGGCACAGTTCAGCCACCCTGGTGATTCGGATTATGCCGCTTTGGACGATAGGCCGGAATGCCGTTATGGAGTACGATGTTACAGAAAGAATCCACAGCATAGGAAAGATTTCAAACATACGATTCAGCGGAGGAGGCGACCCCAGACGCCGATACGAGCAAAGACTCCTGAAACAACATCTGCTACAGATCAATCATCTCCAGAGGAATCTATCGACGAATCAGAGTACGAACCTTCATTTTGTACAGATAGTTCGGATGAAGCAAAAAGTGATTGGGATAAGTAA
- the LOC124223392 gene encoding aprataxin and PNK-like factor isoform X4 — protein sequence MKKFQIVRVNSDSVHKAELQTGANEIDVRVLTGCKDEDVRKHAITIDVTAEGDMTISPLTSCYKKSPGSSGWVQLEVGSTVPIHVGDLFSLLSDKHWFKVVHVDATMEDNESGCKRKSFEKSTDEPSEKKNRLDGSIEAILSPNGNLDAVPSSIGVDPGQEEFNPLDYEDTAIVAVEQTTNDIYGASVPEGGKMVDEALATRPQASSAKSMTESDEQDYSPTPAAAKTAEIPTEDRSAAECAEVIGLDEAAKKIKWDCGQHFSDRNEQITANSNRAPDTDQHTTVSTSNTDTAVNVAATVSSSPTRNRCTYGTKCYRKNEEHRAQFSHPGDSDYAALDDRPECRYGVRCYRKNPQHRKDFKHTIQRRRRPQTPIRAKTPETTSATDQSSPEESIDESEYEPSFCTDSSDEAKSDWDK from the exons ATGAAGAAATTTCAGATCGTACGGGTAAACAGCGATTCTGTTCACAAGGCTGAATTGCAAACTGGTGCCAATGAAATCGATGTCAGAGTTCTTACTGGG TGCAAGGACGAAGACGTCCGGAAGCACGCCATTACTATTGATGTTACAGCTGAAGGAGATATGACAATAAGTCCG TTGACCTCGTGCTACAAGAAATCACCTGGTTCATCCGGATGGGTACAACTTGAGGTGGGTTCAACGGTTCCCATTCACGTGGGGgatcttttttctttgctgAGCGACAAACACTGGTTCAAGGTTGTTCACGTTGACGCAACTATGGAGGATAATGAATCTGGATGTAAGCGAAAG TCATTCGAGAAGTCGACTGACGAACcgtctgagaaaaaaaatcgactagaTGGAAGCATAGAGGCAATATTATCCCCGAATGGAAATCTTGACGCTGTTCCTAGTAGTATAGGGGTGGATCCAGGGCAGGAGGAATTCAATCCTTTGGACTACGAGGACACAGCTATTGTGGCTGTCGAACAAACTACAAATGATATCTATGGAGCTAG tGTACCGGAGGGGGGAAAAATGGTGGATGAGGCATTAGCGACGAGGCCACAAGCTTCCAGTGCGAAAAGTATGACTGAATCTGATGAACAGGATTATTCGCCAACCCCTGCAGCTGCTAAAACAGCAGAGATTCCAACAGAGGATAGGAGTGCTGCAGAGTGTGCAGAGGTTATAGGTCTCGACGAGGCtgcaaagaaaataaaatgggaCTGTGGGCAACACTTTAGCGATCGTAACGAACAAATTACTGCCAATTCAAATAGAGCACCAGATACAGACCAACATACTACCGTCTCTACATCCAATACTGATACAGCTGTAAATGTGGCTGCTACAGTCTCATCCTCTCCTACGAGGAACAGATGCACATACGGGACTAAATGTTACAG AAAAAATGAGGAACACAGGGCACAGTTCAGCCACCCTGGTGATTCGGATTATGCCGCTTTGGACGATAGGCCGGAATGCCGTTATGGAGTACGATGTTACAGAAAGAATCCACAGCATAGGAAAGATTTCAAACATACGATTCAGCGGAGGAGGCGACCCCAGACGCCGATACGAGCAAAGACTCCTGAAACAACATCTGCTACAGATCAATCATCTCCAGAGGAATCTATCGACGAATCAGAGTACGAACCTTCATTTTGTACAGATAGTTCGGATGAAGCAAAAAGTGATTGGGATAAGTAA
- the Trax gene encoding translin-associated protein X: MSHSRGGSGGGRRNRGQYFGHKNSKILVGDKGREVLENINENSLVIKQFRVYAAELDSKHDRYEAVVKLSRDITIESKRIIFLLHTFDKESKRDAVLGEAKTRLDVLAKTLFKSIAQELDGQNPFQYLRAYTAGIQEYIEAVTFYQYLESNKLDDWKDLERSLIYVVPCEIKSTPWDGALEPAAYTSREIRTMLTPHEYILGIADLTGELMRKCISNLGSGDIASCFQTCNFVRSIYIGFLGCVGSSGKEINRKLYTLKQSLIKMENVCYTVKVRGSEIPKHMLADVAIGASNEYAAEDDEGYHPF; encoded by the exons ATGTCGCATAGTCGAG GTGGTTCGGGTGGGGGGAGAAGAAATCGAGGCCAATACTTTGGGCACAAAAATAGTAAGATTCTTGTCGGTGACAAAGGGCGCGAGGTACTGGAGAACATAAATGAAAACTCTTTAGTGATAAAGCAATTTCGAGTATACGCCGCAGAATTGGACAGTAAACATGATCGTTACGAGGCTGTAGTGAAACTGAGCCGCGACATCACCATCGAGAGTAAGAGAATTATATTTCTTCTCCATACGTTCGATAAGGAGAGCAAACGGGACGCGGTTCTCGGAGAGGCCAAGACTCGGCTCGACGTTCTGGCTAAGACTTTGTTCAAAAGTATTGCTCAGGAGCTGGATGGACAGAACCCGTTTCAGTATTTGCGGGCTTATACCGCAGGTATTCAGGAATATATAGAGGCTGTCACCTTTTATCAATATCTCGAGAGCAATAAGCTGGATGACTGGAAGGACTTGGAGAGATCTCTGATCTACGTTGTTCCTTGCGAAATAAAAAGTACCCCTTGGGATGGAGCTCTGGAACCAGCGGCTTACACTTCCAGAGAAATCAGAACCATGCTAACGCCACACGAGTATATATTGGGTATAGCCGATCTTACTGGAGAGCTAATGCGAAAGTGTATAAGCAATTTGGGATCAGGTGACATAGCCAGCTGTTTCCAAACCTGCAATTTTGTCAGAAGTATCTACATCGGATTCCTTGGCTGCGTCGGCTCGtccggtaaagaaataaataggAAATTGTACACGTTGAAGCAGAGTTTAATTAAGATGGAGAATGTCTGCTATACGGTCAAGGTACGGGGCTCCGAGATACCGAAACACATGCTTGCCGACGTAGCGATCGGAGCATCCAATGAATATGCAGCCGAAGATGACGAAGGGTATCATCCGTTTTAG
- the LOC124223397 gene encoding zinc finger protein-like 1 homolog translates to MGLCKCPKRRVTNQFCFEHRVNVCEHCMVTNHPKCVIQSYLHWLKDSDYSPACTLCSGALTDGDCVRLTCYHIFHWACVDAYARNLPATTAPAGYTCPVCGIAIFPQPNLVSPVADVLKEKLAGVNWARAGLGLPLLSDDREQKPTQERKVSVTEMSTSYQNHTATALPSVATPRTSSNINLINSGGSSSSSSSSIHSTVQKSGPPYSVVNVEPSMPFSNQASKKVFEAYDDPKDLSYDHDENKYQRKSAIEWFMRWWKLISRTPARRRGSSGSLYKRYVVVTVLLVLAFVGIIMLFSWLGRIATDGDPNFDVNRNNLVRVERRQE, encoded by the exons ATGGGGTTGTGCAAATGTCCAAAGAGAAGAGTTACGAATCAGTTTTGTTTCGAGCACCGCGTCAACGTCTGCGAGCATTGCATGGTCACGAATCATCCCAAG TGTGTAATTCAGTCGTATCTTCACTGGCTGAAGGACAGCGACTACAGTCCGGCCTGCACCCTGTGCTCAGGAGCGTTGACGGATGGGGATTGCGTCAGGCTGACGTGCTACCACATCTTTCACTGGGCCTGCGTAGATGCCTATGCTAGAAATCTACCAGCTACAACTGCACCCGCGGGATACACGTGTCCAGTTTGCGGGATTGCCATTTTCCCACAGCCAAATCTAGTTTCCCCGGTCGCGGACGTCCTCAAGGAGAAACTCGCCGGAGTCAATTGGGCGAGGGCTGGTCTCGGCTTGCCATTG ttgagCGACGACAGGGAGCAAAAACCGACCCAGGAACGTAAGGTCTCGGTGACCGAGATGTCTACCTCTTACCAAAACCACACAGCTACAGCCTTGCCGAGTGTAGCGACCCCTCGGACTAGCAGCAATATAAACTTGATCAATTCCGGcggtagcagcagcagcagcagcagcagcattcACTCGACAGTGCAGAAATCTGGACCCCCCTATTCCGTTGTGAATGTAGAACCTTCGATGCCTTTTTCAAATCAGGCAAGCAAGAAAGTTTTCGAGGCGTACGATGACCCGAAGGACTTATCCTATGACCATGACGAAAACAAGTATCAGCGGAAATCCGCGATTGAATGGTTCATGAGATGGTGGAAATTAATTTCTAGAACTCCGGCACGCAGGCGAGGCTCCTCTGGATCGTTGTACAAGCGATATGTTGTGGTTACCGTACTGTTAGTCCTAGCATTTGTTGGTATAATTATGTTATTCTCGTGGCTTGGCAGAATAGCTACCGATGGAGACCCTAACTTTGATGTAAACAGGAACAATCTAGTGAGAGTTGAAAGGCGACAAGAATAG
- the sro gene encoding retinol dehydrogenase 7: MKALQIWSRKLYLKSLTLGLGSTAGLFCLYESGHRLVATTITVLGLGTAYLRWRNATRLPIHSKHAVIVTGCDSGLGYSLALHCRALDATVIAGVLQPDGLGARDLTRNGINVIPLDITRSESIAQFGTEARELMAQEKLDLRALVNNAGMMIFGEFEWQTEEQMRRQVEVNLLGTMGITKELMPDVRSTRSRIIVVTSHCSSQPLPGVATYAATKAALSAWTTALRIEVSKYGVEVVCFVPGSFTKDSNLLSRQSKYFADMANAMKPEARSFYGSYFTRYSRYLSEMSREIAPHKIEDPLLYQTFDGALMDVYPRSVYKCEPWRYTFYHLLFSTTPTFVRDRLVEKFVSMPRWNSSMEEAEESAMVPELENVKPYQSDLMPNDETVPSSVKSIPEDVSTQKSDLNNLTKGNNLPR, from the exons ATGAAGGCCCTGCAGATTTGGTCCAGAAAATTGTATCTGAAAAGCTTGACACTCGGATTGGGGAGTACTGCCGGGCTGTTTTGTCTCTACGAGAGCGGTCACAGACTTGTTGCCACCACGATTACCGTTCTTGGCTTGG GAACTGCATACCTTCGTTGGAGGAATGCGACGCGCTTACCGATTCACTCGAAGCACGCGGTGATCGTAACAGGATGCGACTCGGGGCTCGGATACAGCTTGGCTCTGCACTGTCGTGCCCTGGATGCAACGGTAATCGCTGGGGTCTTACAGCCCGACGGCCTCGGTGCTCGGGATCTGACACGAAATGGGATCAACGTTATTCCCTTGGATATAACCAGGAGCGAGAGTATCGCGCAATTTGGAACCGAAGCTCGGGAGCTGATGGCCCAGGAGAAACTTG ATCTTCGCGCTCTCGTGAACAACGCTGGGATGATGATTTTTGGCGAATTCGAATGGCAGACCGAAGAGCAAATGCGACGTCAGGTCGAAGTAAATCTCCTCGGAACGATGGGAATAACCAAGGAGCTTATGCCGGACGTCAGGTCAACAAGGAGCAGAATCATCGTCGTCACGAGTCACTGCTCGAGCCAGCCTTTGCCCGGCGTTGCGACGTATGCCGCGACGAAAGCCGCGCTCTCGGCTTGGACGACGGCACTTAGGATCGAAGTTTCCAAGTATGGAGTCGAGGTCGTCTGCTTTGTGCCAG GATCATTCACCAAGGACAGTAATCTACTCTCGAGACAGAGCAAATACTTCGCGGACATGGCGAACGCGATGAAGCCAGAAGCGAGAAGCTTTTACGGTAGCTATTTCACGAGGTACAGCCGTTATCTTTCCGAAATGTCGCGAGAGATCGCGCCGCATAAGATAGAGGATCCCCTGCTTTATCAAACCTTCGACGGCGCTTTAATGGACGTCTATCCTCGCAGCGTCTACAA ATGTGAACCGTGGAGATACACATTTTATCACCTGCTCTTTAGTACTACACCCACGTTCGTTCGCGATAGGTTGGTGGAGAAATTCGTTTCGATGCCGAGATGGAATTCTTCTATGGAAGAGGCGGAAGAGAGTGCGATGGTACCGGAACTTGAGAACGTCAAACCTTATCAGTCTGATCTTATGCCAAACGATGAAACGGTCCCCAGTTCTGTAAAATCTATTCCCGAAGATGTGTCAACGCAGAAAAGTGATTTGAATAACTTGACCAAGGGGAACAACTTACCACGGTGA